A stretch of Blautia liquoris DNA encodes these proteins:
- a CDS encoding transposase: protein MSFLPNDPSQQQLSFLDPYNTLTDREKKALNQSWAKYFFDHIFSNIDEMPYAVLYSDKESKPNTPVNIQVGALIIKELLGLSDEEFMNALMFDIRFQYALHTTSYIEQPLSVRTLSRFRERCSTYKKESGIDLLCSTLESLSDELNEILHVDHSLRRVDSLTVCANIEKMNQLELLYNCVSNLVKEIHANGDSLPEELVHYTQTDDRNGIINHNRSEETTDKINTLLADAQTLKSFCGSEYDESSCYQLLLRVLKEHMADGASVIKST from the coding sequence TTGTCTTTCCTACCAAATGATCCCAGCCAGCAGCAACTTTCTTTTCTTGATCCTTATAATACATTGACTGACCGCGAAAAGAAGGCTCTTAACCAGTCCTGGGCAAAATACTTTTTTGATCATATCTTCTCAAATATTGATGAGATGCCCTATGCCGTTCTATACAGTGATAAAGAATCCAAGCCCAATACTCCGGTCAATATTCAGGTCGGAGCTTTGATTATAAAAGAACTCCTCGGTTTATCGGATGAGGAGTTCATGAATGCTCTGATGTTTGATATTCGTTTTCAATATGCACTACACACAACTTCTTATATCGAGCAGCCTCTCAGTGTCAGAACCTTAAGCCGCTTTCGTGAGCGGTGCAGCACTTATAAGAAGGAGAGCGGGATTGATCTTCTGTGCAGCACACTTGAATCCTTATCTGATGAGTTAAACGAGATTTTGCATGTCGATCATTCTCTTAGACGAGTTGACAGCCTGACTGTTTGTGCCAACATTGAGAAAATGAACCAGCTGGAACTTCTCTATAACTGCGTTTCAAACCTTGTGAAAGAAATCCATGCAAATGGAGACTCTCTCCCGGAAGAACTGGTACATTATACACAAACTGATGACCGTAACGGCATCATTAACCATAATCGAAGTGAGGAGACCACAGATAAGATTAATACTCTCCTTGCGGATGCTCAAACACTAAAATCATTCTGTGGATCCGAATATGATGAGTCCAGCTGCTACCAGCTGCTTCTTCGTGTATTAAAAGAACACATGGCAGATGGTGCATCTGTTATTAAAAGCACTTGA
- a CDS encoding endonuclease III domain-containing protein, with product MTKKQLALEVIERLKKEYPDAGCTLDYNEAWKLLVSVRLAAQCTDARVNVVVQDLYEKFPDVDALATADVKEIEDIVRPCGLGKTKARDISACMKILKEEYDGKVPNDFNQLLKLPGVGRKSANLIMGDVFGAPAIVTDTHCIRLTNRIGLVDQIKEPKKVEMALWKIIPPEEGNNFCHRLVIHGREICTARKKPFCDKCCLHDLCEKNGVEPVPAR from the coding sequence ATGACAAAAAAACAACTGGCACTTGAGGTAATTGAGCGTTTAAAGAAAGAGTATCCCGATGCAGGCTGCACACTGGATTATAACGAGGCCTGGAAACTGCTTGTCAGTGTTCGCCTCGCCGCTCAGTGCACCGATGCCCGGGTAAATGTAGTCGTACAGGATTTATATGAAAAATTTCCGGATGTTGATGCTCTGGCCACAGCAGATGTAAAGGAGATCGAAGACATCGTAAGGCCCTGTGGACTTGGAAAAACAAAGGCACGGGATATCAGTGCCTGTATGAAAATATTGAAGGAAGAATATGATGGAAAGGTTCCGAATGATTTCAATCAGCTTCTAAAACTTCCAGGCGTAGGCCGAAAAAGTGCAAATCTTATTATGGGAGATGTCTTTGGAGCACCTGCCATCGTGACCGATACGCACTGCATCCGCCTGACAAACCGCATCGGTCTTGTAGATCAAATCAAAGAACCAAAGAAAGTAGAGATGGCACTTTGGAAGATCATTCCGCCTGAAGAGGGTAATAATTTTTGCCATCGTCTGGTTATCCACGGCAGAGAAATATGTACAGCACGAAAAAAACCGTTCTGCGATAAATGCTGCCTCCATGACCTTTGTGAAAAGAATGGCGTGGAACCTGTTCCTGCCAGATAG
- a CDS encoding NUDIX hydrolase, with amino-acid sequence MNEHERFSTRRPGIIGGQHFHQYSVLIPLILASDDIYLLFEKRSGSLKHQPGEICFPGGKQEKNESFEECALRETMEELLVSSEQIEIFGPGDVYISPFNQILHSFIGTLHNYQNTFSTDEVEKLIKIPLNFFRKQEPEKYDSSVINCPPENFPYDSIPHGEQYPWKKGTHEILFYHYEDTILWGMTAQIAKSAVDLIDEYHLL; translated from the coding sequence ATGAATGAACATGAAAGATTTTCCACCCGCCGTCCTGGTATTATCGGCGGGCAACATTTTCATCAATACTCCGTACTGATCCCATTGATTTTAGCTTCTGACGATATTTATCTATTGTTCGAAAAACGTTCTGGATCCTTAAAGCATCAGCCCGGGGAAATCTGCTTTCCCGGAGGAAAACAGGAAAAGAACGAAAGTTTCGAAGAATGTGCCCTCCGCGAAACTATGGAAGAGTTGCTAGTTTCTTCTGAACAGATCGAAATCTTCGGTCCGGGTGATGTCTACATATCTCCTTTTAATCAGATACTCCACTCTTTTATAGGAACACTTCATAACTATCAAAACACATTCAGTACAGATGAAGTTGAAAAACTCATCAAAATCCCACTGAATTTTTTCAGAAAACAAGAACCAGAGAAATATGACAGCAGTGTCATTAATTGTCCACCGGAAAATTTTCCTTATGATAGTATTCCCCACGGTGAACAATACCCATGGAAAAAAGGGACGCATGAGATATTATTCTATCACTATGAAGATACAATTCTGTGGGGTATGACTGCACAGATCGCCAAATCTGCCGTAGACCTGATTGATGAATACCACCTGCTATAA
- a CDS encoding DUF6320 domain-containing protein: MRKGLFWHYLENSTLHPEVVKEHREPCSTLYIRDKRTLLFEVTYFKNRINLEVFHALTDGTGATEFLRELIKNYLCLSHKSEGLSDISLTDPDITIQDQENDSFSKYYTKMQKPKEKKPKAVQIKNLQRETGLLNIDERILSVKYVLARSRELGVSMTVFLTAVYMMAIHQEMSHRQEKDPVVLMIPVNLRKFFPSNSMLNFFNWIEPGYHFDKGRDTFEDVLIYVKEYFNTELTLEQVSRHMSELVALEMHPVLRLAPLELKNLCIRAGAYYAEKYVTAIFSNMSAVHMPEAYSPYIERFGVFTNTPKMELCVCSFEDKLSLGFTSRYETTNIQRNFYRILEEQGIHAEKPEPEYPEPDVPRKLKVRIFHIYSFICLAAILAFIALNFMFHPKTHWSLFTAAGIGSMWLATWIGVSKRYNLMKNLMWQLILMSAGSFLWDLSTGWHGWSVDFILPAVCISVSLSLLIIAKIQGQSAREYMIYFVMSGLYGTILPLILLLAGVTKFQILSLVCIIVCSLILLSLLIFRWKELQEEMKKKFHV, encoded by the coding sequence ATGCGAAAAGGTCTCTTCTGGCATTATCTGGAGAATAGTACGCTTCATCCGGAAGTTGTAAAAGAACACAGAGAACCTTGCAGTACTCTATATATTAGGGATAAAAGGACTCTCTTATTTGAAGTCACCTATTTCAAAAACAGAATTAATCTTGAAGTTTTTCACGCACTAACCGATGGTACCGGAGCAACTGAATTTTTACGGGAATTGATAAAGAATTATCTCTGTCTCTCTCATAAATCAGAGGGACTTTCCGATATTTCCCTGACAGATCCAGACATTACCATACAAGATCAGGAAAATGACAGTTTTTCAAAATATTATACAAAGATGCAAAAACCAAAAGAGAAAAAGCCAAAAGCAGTACAGATAAAAAACCTTCAAAGAGAAACCGGACTTTTAAATATTGATGAACGAATTCTTTCTGTAAAGTATGTTCTCGCCCGCTCGCGAGAACTTGGCGTATCTATGACCGTATTTTTAACCGCCGTATATATGATGGCCATTCATCAGGAAATGTCCCATCGTCAGGAAAAAGATCCGGTTGTTCTCATGATTCCTGTCAATTTGAGAAAATTTTTCCCTTCTAATTCTATGCTTAACTTTTTTAACTGGATTGAGCCTGGATATCATTTTGACAAAGGCAGAGACACCTTTGAAGATGTCTTAATCTATGTAAAGGAGTACTTCAACACAGAACTGACTCTGGAACAGGTTTCCCGCCATATGAGCGAACTGGTTGCCCTGGAAATGCACCCTGTGCTCAGACTCGCCCCTCTGGAGTTAAAGAACCTGTGCATTCGGGCCGGTGCCTATTACGCAGAAAAATATGTTACTGCGATTTTCTCTAACATGAGTGCTGTTCACATGCCAGAAGCGTATTCCCCCTATATCGAACGTTTCGGTGTGTTCACCAATACACCGAAGATGGAACTTTGCGTGTGTTCTTTCGAGGATAAACTCTCCCTGGGATTCACTTCCCGTTATGAGACAACAAACATTCAGCGTAATTTTTATAGGATTTTGGAAGAACAGGGAATTCATGCGGAGAAACCCGAACCCGAATATCCCGAGCCAGACGTCCCCAGAAAATTGAAAGTTCGTATCTTTCACATCTATTCCTTTATTTGTCTGGCAGCGATACTCGCTTTCATCGCATTGAATTTTATGTTTCATCCAAAAACTCACTGGTCTTTATTCACCGCTGCCGGAATCGGCAGTATGTGGCTTGCAACCTGGATTGGTGTTTCGAAAAGATATAACCTGATGAAGAACCTCATGTGGCAGCTGATCCTGATGTCAGCAGGATCTTTCCTCTGGGATCTCTCAACAGGATGGCACGGCTGGTCCGTGGATTTTATACTCCCTGCCGTCTGTATCTCCGTTTCGCTCTCTCTGTTGATAATCGCAAAAATACAGGGACAAAGTGCGAGAGAATATATGATTTATTTTGTCATGTCAGGGTTATATGGAACTATATTACCATTAATCCTCCTCCTTGCAGGTGTAACAAAATTTCAGATTTTATCCCTCGTCTGTATTATCGTATGTTCTCTGATCCTACTGTCACTGCTCATCTTCCGATGGAAAGAACTCCAGGAAGAGATGAAAAAAAAATTTCATGTATAA
- a CDS encoding superoxide dismutase: MFTQYKLPYSYDALEPYIDALTMETHYSKHHVTYTNNLNDAVQKAGIDKDIEGLLSSLDSIPDEGLRKTIRNNGGGFYNHNLYFSTIAPNGGGEPGGTFGKLLDDAFGGFSSFQDRLSALAVGQFGSGWAWLSANQAGNIKLSSSPNQDNPLMEGTGYVPILGIDVWEHAYYLKYKNVRADYVKAFYNVINWKAVEDNYERVKTGK; this comes from the coding sequence ATGTTTACACAATATAAACTGCCATATTCTTATGATGCTCTTGAACCTTATATTGACGCACTTACAATGGAAACCCATTACTCCAAACACCACGTAACTTACACGAATAATCTGAATGATGCCGTACAAAAAGCAGGGATTGACAAGGATATCGAAGGTCTTCTTTCTTCTCTGGACTCGATTCCCGATGAGGGGCTGCGCAAGACTATCCGAAATAACGGCGGAGGGTTTTATAACCATAACCTCTACTTCTCCACAATTGCTCCGAATGGCGGGGGAGAACCCGGCGGAACCTTTGGAAAACTTCTGGATGATGCTTTCGGAGGATTTTCCTCGTTCCAGGATAGGCTATCAGCGCTTGCTGTCGGTCAATTTGGATCTGGGTGGGCATGGCTGTCGGCAAATCAGGCCGGGAATATTAAGTTGTCCTCCAGTCCCAATCAGGACAATCCGCTGATGGAAGGAACGGGATATGTTCCGATTCTTGGAATTGATGTGTGGGAGCATGCTTATTATCTGAAGTATAAGAATGTCCGTGCTGATTATGTAAAAGCCTTCTACAATGTGATTAACTGGAAGGCTGTTGAAGACAATTATGAAAGAGTAAAAACAGGAAAATGA
- a CDS encoding manganese catalase family protein, whose amino-acid sequence MWNYEKRLQFPVKITKTCPKTAQMIISQYGGPDGELSASMRYLAQRYTMPVKEVGGLLTDIGTEELAHMEMICAMVYQLTRDLTIEEAKTAGFDAYYVDHTKALWPQAAAGLPFSALEFTAKGDAITDLTEDLAAEQKARTVYDNLLRMITDPEVREPLKFLRAREIVHFQRFGEALEKTKDKLDPRNYYYFNPEFDKLEGFPKPPL is encoded by the coding sequence ATGTGGAACTATGAAAAGCGACTTCAATTTCCGGTAAAAATTACAAAGACCTGTCCAAAAACGGCTCAGATGATTATCAGCCAGTATGGAGGACCGGATGGTGAACTGAGTGCTTCCATGCGATACCTCGCTCAGCGCTATACCATGCCGGTAAAAGAAGTTGGAGGATTGTTGACGGATATAGGAACAGAGGAACTGGCACATATGGAAATGATATGTGCTATGGTTTATCAGCTTACAAGAGATCTTACCATAGAGGAAGCTAAAACGGCAGGATTCGATGCCTATTATGTCGACCATACAAAAGCGTTATGGCCGCAGGCAGCAGCCGGACTGCCATTTTCAGCATTGGAGTTCACAGCAAAAGGTGATGCGATCACAGACCTGACAGAAGACCTTGCGGCAGAACAAAAAGCCAGAACTGTGTATGATAACCTGCTTCGAATGATCACAGATCCTGAGGTAAGGGAGCCGTTGAAATTCCTGAGAGCTCGCGAAATTGTCCACTTTCAGCGATTTGGAGAAGCTCTCGAGAAGACGAAGGATAAACTGGATCCCAGAAACTATTATTATTTCAATCCAGAATTTGATAAGCTGGAGGGATTCCCAAAACCGCCACTGTAA
- a CDS encoding PAS domain-containing protein yields the protein METVLDTSINGIIKINRNGIITNVNKKFEMLINETGDSLISKKLTEVVTEIDEDIVNEILSGTRDIYPASVRMKRITMIATIVPVLNETEVRGAILSCYRFKKQAESVDSRSTVSTIPSPLKRFFNCTLRQNIE from the coding sequence ATGGAAACTGTGTTGGACACATCCATCAATGGTATTATAAAGATCAATCGGAACGGAATTATCACAAATGTAAACAAAAAGTTTGAGATGTTGATCAATGAAACTGGTGACAGCCTTATTTCGAAAAAGCTGACAGAGGTAGTTACCGAGATAGATGAGGACATTGTGAATGAAATCCTGAGTGGAACCCGTGACATTTATCCAGCCTCTGTCAGGATGAAACGAATAACAATGATCGCAACAATCGTACCTGTTCTGAACGAAACAGAAGTGCGAGGTGCAATTTTAAGCTGTTATCGTTTTAAGAAACAAGCAGAAAGTGTAGATTCAAGGAGTACTGTTTCCACTATACCCTCCCCACTAAAGCGTTTCTTTAATTGTACCTTAAGGCAAAATATAGAATAA
- a CDS encoding LURP-one-related/scramblase family protein codes for MKLLIKQRVFSWTDSYDIYDESERVRYLVKAELIALGHRLHIYDANRNEIGMIKQKLLTFLPAFEIEIGGVTRGRIQKKLTFLKPKYEIDCNEWSVEGDFFGWNYDVYSSGRPIIHISKQLLRFGDTYVIDIDNPADELMGMMLVIAIDAANCTEEGM; via the coding sequence ATGAAATTACTTATAAAACAACGAGTGTTTTCCTGGACAGATTCCTATGATATCTATGATGAAAGTGAACGAGTTAGATACCTTGTAAAAGCAGAACTGATAGCACTGGGGCACAGACTTCATATATACGATGCAAATCGGAATGAGATAGGCATGATAAAGCAAAAGCTGCTTACATTCCTTCCGGCATTTGAGATTGAGATTGGTGGAGTGACAAGAGGAAGAATCCAGAAGAAATTAACGTTCTTGAAACCCAAATATGAGATTGACTGTAATGAGTGGAGCGTGGAGGGTGACTTCTTTGGCTGGAATTATGATGTGTATTCCAGTGGCAGACCGATTATACACATTTCCAAGCAATTACTCCGCTTCGGTGATACCTATGTGATTGATATAGATAATCCGGCGGATGAGTTAATGGGGATGATGCTTGTAATCGCCATTGATGCTGCCAATTGTACGGAAGAAGGTATGTAA
- a CDS encoding helix-turn-helix domain-containing protein produces MQKGIKFRIYPNREQKNLINQTLGCCRLIYNRGLAMREDAFKNGNKVGYAQTSAMLTDLKKCEDFAFLKAVDSIALQQSLRDLDRGFVNFFQKRAAHPTFKSRHNRHLSYRTINQGDNIRIVGKCLPLRRNRIIMPKWKLCWTHPSMVL; encoded by the coding sequence ATGCAAAAAGGAATAAAGTTTAGAATCTACCCAAACAGGGAGCAGAAAAACTTAATCAATCAAACCCTTGGCTGCTGCAGACTCATCTACAACCGAGGTCTTGCTATGCGTGAAGATGCGTTTAAGAATGGAAATAAAGTTGGCTATGCACAAACATCTGCCATGCTTACAGACCTGAAAAAGTGTGAAGATTTTGCATTTCTAAAAGCGGTGGATTCGATTGCATTGCAACAGTCTTTACGTGACCTTGACAGGGGTTTTGTAAACTTCTTTCAGAAACGTGCCGCACACCCAACGTTCAAAAGCAGGCACAATCGCCACCTGTCCTACAGAACGATCAATCAAGGCGATAATATCCGAATTGTGGGGAAATGTTTGCCGTTGAGACGGAACAGGATTATAATGCCGAAATGGAAACTGTGTTGGACACATCCATCAATGGTATTATAA
- a CDS encoding alpha/beta hydrolase: protein MAINPTAKKILKALSFDGIEVEASRHLADLKRLDPLKIFYKKIDYPIYNGAHEVPTRIFFPHERAYDNFETNQYKVMIFIHGGGWVTESIDNYERICARLANATEHVVVSIDYRLAPENKFPTGLEDCYAVTKAIFTNQFILNTQPEDITLIGDSAGGNLTAALSLAARDKGEFIPHRQILIYPALYNDYSERSPFPSVRENGSDYLLTAGKMQDYTDLYAKDENDKQNPYFAPLLEQDLSNQPDTLLITAEYDPLRDEGETYGRKLREAGNYVEIRRIPDALHGYFALGIKNSNVRKSFDYINRFLENESDREV from the coding sequence ATGGCAATTAACCCTACAGCAAAGAAAATATTAAAGGCTTTATCTTTTGATGGAATCGAAGTAGAAGCCTCCAGACATCTGGCAGACCTAAAGAGGCTGGATCCTTTAAAGATTTTCTACAAGAAGATAGATTATCCGATCTATAACGGAGCACATGAAGTCCCCACCAGAATCTTTTTTCCACATGAGCGAGCATATGACAATTTCGAGACTAATCAATATAAAGTCATGATTTTTATTCACGGCGGAGGCTGGGTAACGGAAAGCATTGACAATTATGAGCGAATTTGCGCAAGACTTGCGAATGCCACCGAGCATGTTGTAGTCTCAATTGATTATCGGCTGGCACCGGAGAATAAATTCCCGACAGGTCTCGAAGACTGTTATGCCGTGACAAAAGCAATCTTTACCAATCAGTTTATTCTGAATACACAGCCGGAGGATATTACACTGATTGGCGACAGTGCGGGAGGGAATCTGACTGCTGCTCTCTCTCTGGCGGCGAGAGATAAAGGAGAGTTCATACCTCATCGGCAGATACTCATCTACCCGGCACTTTATAATGATTACTCTGAAAGGTCGCCATTTCCTTCCGTGAGGGAAAATGGTTCTGACTACTTACTTACTGCCGGAAAGATGCAGGATTATACCGATCTTTATGCCAAAGATGAAAACGATAAACAAAATCCATACTTTGCTCCTCTTCTGGAACAAGATCTGTCGAACCAGCCGGACACCCTTCTGATCACAGCCGAATATGACCCCTTAAGGGATGAAGGGGAAACCTATGGACGGAAACTTCGCGAAGCAGGAAATTATGTGGAAATCAGACGTATACCGGATGCACTGCACGGCTATTTTGCTTTAGGTATCAAAAATTCAAATGTAAGAAAGAGTTTCGATTATATAAACCGCTTTCTTGAAAACGAATCGGACAGGGAGGTGTAA
- a CDS encoding HipA N-terminal domain-containing protein, producing the protein MEGEMLGGFKFPQEIAKDIALQEKKKRKKRKLTQVELSKRAGVSLASLKRFEQTGEISFVSLIKIADISPFSLPLDEKVFLPKSGNFEGIFGVFADSLPDGWGRLLVDRMLLSRGVSPVSVRPVQRLGIVGSTGMGALEYYPELLQLGEEDQMNFEQISRECEKISKKSKVYNFDKGQKTENFIYR; encoded by the coding sequence ATGGAGGGGGAAATGCTTGGCGGATTTAAGTTTCCACAAGAAATCGCAAAGGATATTGCTTTGCAGGAAAAGAAAAAAAGAAAGAAAAGAAAACTGACACAGGTAGAATTGAGTAAGAGGGCAGGAGTTAGTCTTGCATCTTTAAAACGTTTTGAGCAGACCGGAGAGATTTCTTTTGTTTCACTGATAAAAATAGCAGATATAAGTCCCTTTAGTTTGCCGTTGGACGAAAAAGTTTTTTTGCCTAAATCGGGCAATTTTGAAGGCATATTTGGTGTATTTGCAGACAGCCTTCCGGATGGATGGGGACGGTTGCTGGTGGACAGAATGTTGCTTTCCAGAGGTGTATCTCCGGTGTCAGTCCGCCCTGTCCAAAGACTGGGAATAGTCGGAAGTACAGGGATGGGAGCATTGGAATATTACCCGGAATTGCTACAATTGGGTGAAGAGGATCAGATGAATTTTGAGCAGATATCCAGAGAATGTGAGAAGATTTCAAAGAAAAGTAAGGTGTATAATTTTGACAAAGGACAAAAAACTGAGAATTTTATTTATAGGTAA